The following coding sequences lie in one Globicephala melas chromosome 15, mGloMel1.2, whole genome shotgun sequence genomic window:
- the BFAR gene encoding bifunctional apoptosis regulator, which yields MEESPQNDLNMTSLEEEDPLQSSSPRISVREFSCHCCYDILVNPTTLNCGHSFCRHCLALWWASSKKTECPECREKWEGFPKVNILLRDAIEKLFPDAIRMRSEDIQQNNDVVQSLAAFQKYGNDKILSAPNTGRVNQQRGGGFFSGVLTALTGVAVVLLVYHWSSRESEHDLLVHKTVATWTAEEVVLWLEQLGPWASLYRDRFLSERVNGRLLLTLTEEEFSRAPYTIENSSHRRAILMELERVKALGVKPPQNLWEYKAVNPGRSLFLLYALKSSPRLCLLYLYLFDYTDTFLPFIHTICPLQEDSSREDIITKLLDLREPTWKQWREFLVKYSFLPYQLIAEFAWDWLEVHYWTSRFLIVNAMLLSVLELFSFWRTWSRSELKTVPQRMWSHFWKVSTQGLFVAMFWPLIPQFVCNCLFYWALYFNPIINIDHVVKEVRRLETQVL from the exons ATGGAAGAGTCTCCGCAGAATGATCTGAACATGACAAGCCTTGAGGAAGAGGACCCTCTCCAGAGCAGCAGCCCTCGGATTTCTGTTAGGGAATTTTCCTGCCACTGCTGTTACGACATCCTGGTTAACCCAACCACCTTGAACTGTGGGCACAGCTTCTGCCGGCACTGCCTAGCTCTGTGGTGGGCCTCTTCGAAGAAAACAGAGTGTCCAGAATGCAGAGAAAAATGGGAAGGTTTCCCCAAAGTCAATATTCTCCTCAG ggatgccattgaaaaattatttcctgATGCAATTAGAATGCGATCTGAAGACATTCAGCAGAATAATGATGTAGTCCAGAGTCTCGCAGCCTTTCAGAAGTATGGGAATGATAAGATTCTTTCAGCTCCCAACACTGGCCGAGTGAAtcagcagaggggagggggattCTTTTCCGGAGTGCTCACAGCTTTAACTGGTGTGGCA GTGGTCCTGCTGGTGTATCACTGGAGCAGCAGGGAATCTGAGCACGACCTCCTGGTGCACAAGACTGTGGCCACATGGACAGCAGAAGAAGTTGTCCTCtggctggagcagctgggcccttgggCCTCTCTCTACAGAGACAGGTTTTTATCTGAAAGAGTAAATGGAAG GTTGCTTTTAACTTTGACAGAGGAAGAATTTTCCAGGGCACCATATACCATAGAAAACAGCAGCCACCGAAGAGCCATCCTCATGGAACTGGAGCGAGTCAAAGCACTGGGTGTGAAGCCCCCGCAAAACCTCTGGGAATACAAG GCCGTGAACCCGGGCAGGTCCCTGTTCCTGCTGTACGCCCTCAAGAGCTCCCCGAGACTCTGTCTGCTGTACCTCTACCTGTTTGACTACACAGACACCTTCCTGCCCTTCATCCATACCATCTGCCCTCTGCAAGAAGACAGCTCCAGGGAGGACATCATCACCAAGCTTCTG GATCTTAGAGAGCCCACATGGAAGCAGTGGAGAGAATTCCTTGTCAAGTACTCCTTCCTTCCATACCAGCTGATTGCTGAATTTGCTTGGGACTGGCTGGAGGTCCATTACTGGACATCACGGTTTCTCATCGTCAATGCCATGTTACTCTCAGTTCTGGAATTATTCTCCTTTTGGAGGACCTGGTCAAGAAGTGAACTGAA gACTGTGCCTCAGAGGATGTGGAGCCACTTTTGGAAAGTATCAACACAGGGGCTTTTTGTGGCCATGTTCTGGCCCCTCATCCCTCAATTTGTTTGCAACTGTCTGTTTTACTGGGCCCTGTACTTTAACCCAATTATTAACATTGATCACGTGGTTAAGGAGGTCCGACGGCTGGAAACCCAGGTGTTGTGA